In Aquimarina sp. TRL1, a single window of DNA contains:
- a CDS encoding ABC transporter ATP-binding protein, whose amino-acid sequence MAKKTGKAFDIKLFRRLIGYTDPYKITFYFVGVAAILLSVFAVLRPNFLQKAIDMAIIPKDRELLVYYITIILGVLLLEVLFQLLFIYFANWLGQVVVRDIRVRLFDHMLRFKKQYYDTSSVGRLVTRAVSDIETIASIFSEGLFVIISDLLKMLVIIGFMLSKSWKLTLLVFVVLPLVLYATRVFQKKMKAAFEEVRTQVSNLNSFVQERISGMKIVQLFVREKTEYRRFKEINDKHKKAWIKTVWYNSIFFPIAEMASSITIGLIVWFGGLKAAYGEELTLGVVVAFIELSQMLFRPLRQIADKFNTLQMGMVAAERVFGVLDTNAVIEDSGTGVLKTVKGNIEFSNVRFSYVANEEVLKGISFDVKAGETVAIVGATGAGKSTIINLLNRFYEIDSGVISIDQVDIKTLELKKIRKYIGVVLQDVFLFADTVMNNITLDNPDITKEQVYKAAKEIGIHAFIESLPGGYDYNVKERGAMLSSGQRQLISFLRAYVANPSILILDEATSSVDSYSEQLIQEATDKITKGRTSIVIAHRLATIKNADTIIVMDQGEIVEQGNHSELLRLEKGYYRNLYEVQFATSEL is encoded by the coding sequence ATGGCGAAAAAAACGGGTAAAGCGTTTGATATTAAATTGTTTAGAAGGCTGATTGGTTACACAGACCCATATAAAATTACATTTTATTTTGTAGGGGTAGCAGCGATATTACTTTCTGTATTTGCGGTTTTGAGACCTAATTTTCTGCAAAAGGCAATTGATATGGCGATCATCCCTAAGGATAGGGAGTTACTTGTTTATTATATAACGATCATCTTGGGAGTTTTACTGCTAGAGGTGTTATTTCAGTTGTTGTTTATCTATTTTGCTAATTGGTTAGGGCAAGTGGTAGTGAGAGATATCCGGGTACGGCTGTTCGATCATATGTTGCGTTTTAAGAAACAATATTATGATACCTCTTCAGTAGGTAGGCTGGTTACAAGAGCAGTTAGTGATATAGAAACAATTGCCAGTATCTTTAGTGAAGGACTTTTTGTAATTATTAGTGACCTTCTGAAGATGTTGGTGATTATTGGTTTTATGCTTTCCAAAAGTTGGAAGCTTACTTTATTGGTTTTTGTAGTATTGCCATTGGTCTTGTATGCTACTCGGGTTTTTCAGAAAAAGATGAAGGCTGCTTTCGAAGAAGTAAGAACACAGGTTTCTAATCTCAATTCTTTTGTGCAGGAGCGAATTTCAGGAATGAAGATCGTACAACTTTTTGTGAGAGAAAAGACGGAGTATAGAAGATTTAAAGAGATTAATGATAAACATAAAAAAGCATGGATTAAAACCGTTTGGTATAACTCTATCTTTTTTCCTATTGCAGAAATGGCAAGTTCAATTACTATAGGATTAATTGTATGGTTCGGAGGGTTAAAAGCAGCCTATGGAGAAGAACTGACGCTTGGAGTAGTCGTGGCATTTATAGAACTCTCTCAAATGCTTTTCAGACCATTAAGGCAAATAGCTGATAAGTTTAATACCTTACAGATGGGAATGGTGGCAGCGGAAAGAGTGTTCGGGGTATTAGATACAAATGCAGTGATAGAGGATTCAGGAACAGGAGTATTGAAAACGGTAAAAGGCAATATTGAATTTTCTAATGTTCGGTTTAGCTATGTAGCGAATGAAGAAGTACTAAAAGGAATTTCATTTGATGTTAAGGCAGGTGAAACTGTAGCGATTGTAGGAGCAACAGGTGCCGGTAAATCAACCATTATCAATTTGTTGAATAGATTCTATGAAATAGATAGCGGGGTTATTTCTATCGATCAGGTTGATATAAAAACACTGGAACTAAAGAAAATAAGAAAATACATAGGTGTTGTACTTCAGGATGTGTTTCTGTTTGCAGATACGGTGATGAATAATATAACACTAGATAATCCAGATATAACAAAAGAACAAGTCTATAAGGCAGCTAAAGAAATAGGTATTCATGCGTTTATAGAAAGCCTTCCCGGAGGATATGATTATAATGTCAAAGAAAGAGGAGCAATGCTTTCTTCCGGACAACGACAATTAATTTCTTTTTTGAGAGCTTATGTAGCGAATCCATCTATTCTCATATTAGATGAAGCGACCTCTTCTGTGGACTCCTATAGTGAGCAGTTAATACAAGAAGCAACAGATAAAATAACTAAAGGAAGAACTTCTATTGTAATTGCACATCGACTAGCTACAATAAAAAATGCTGATACAATCATCGTTATGGATCAGGGTGAAATCGTAGAACAAGGAAATCATTCAGAGTTACTGCGTTTGGAGAAGGGGTACTACCGAAACCTATACGAAGTTCAATTTGCGACATCAGAACTTTAG
- the truA gene encoding tRNA pseudouridine(38-40) synthase TruA has translation MRYFIELSYKGTNYHGWQRQPNAISVQEVLETALSTLLRTHIEIVGAGRTDAGVHARKIMAHFDVITSIDEELLTYKLNSLLPVDIAIHSVDRVTDDAHARFDALSRSYEYFVNVRKDPFGTGTSYYVKKELDLDKMNRAAKMLLNYTNFKCFSKSKTDVKTYNCTITNAEWKTKGDRMVFMISANRFLRNMVRAIVGTLIEIGEGKLELCDLEVIIESENRSNAGYSVPAQGLFLTEVKYPQNIYLNGEKNG, from the coding sequence TTGAGATATTTTATAGAGTTATCTTATAAAGGGACAAATTATCATGGATGGCAACGTCAGCCCAATGCCATATCGGTACAGGAAGTTTTAGAGACAGCACTTTCTACTTTACTCAGGACTCATATAGAGATTGTAGGAGCAGGTAGAACGGATGCAGGAGTTCATGCCCGAAAAATAATGGCACACTTTGATGTAATAACTTCAATAGATGAAGAGTTACTTACCTATAAGTTGAATTCGTTGTTGCCTGTTGATATTGCGATACATAGTGTGGATAGAGTTACTGATGATGCGCATGCGAGATTTGATGCTCTGAGCAGGTCTTATGAGTATTTTGTAAATGTAAGGAAAGACCCTTTTGGAACAGGTACAAGTTATTATGTGAAAAAGGAACTGGATTTAGATAAGATGAACAGGGCTGCCAAAATGTTGTTAAACTATACCAACTTTAAATGTTTTAGTAAGTCTAAAACAGATGTAAAAACGTATAATTGTACTATAACAAATGCAGAATGGAAGACGAAAGGAGATCGTATGGTTTTTATGATTAGTGCGAATCGGTTTCTGAGGAATATGGTTAGAGCAATTGTGGGAACACTGATTGAAATAGGTGAAGGGAAACTGGAACTATGTGATTTGGAAGTTATAATTGAAAGTGAAAACAGAAGTAATGCGGGTTATTCTGTACCGGCTCAGGGACTGTTTCTTACTGAAGTTAAGTATCCTCAAAATATTTATTTGAATGGCGAAAAAAACGGGTAA
- a CDS encoding metallophosphoesterase encodes MKKILLLSDTHSYIDDRILHYAKEADEVWHAGDIGDLKVTDAIEAITPLRAVYGNIDDDTIRRTFPLDQHFNCEGVSVWITHIGGYPPKYNKMTRDKIRQNPPHLFICGHSHILKVIPDNKIGTLHMNPGAAGKHGFHKMRTMLRFTLDKGKIENLEVIELGKK; translated from the coding sequence GTGAAAAAAATATTACTCTTAAGTGACACACATAGTTATATAGACGATCGAATTCTCCATTATGCAAAAGAGGCTGATGAAGTATGGCATGCCGGAGACATTGGCGACCTCAAGGTTACTGACGCAATAGAAGCTATTACTCCCCTCAGAGCTGTATATGGAAATATAGATGACGATACAATCAGACGAACATTTCCTTTAGATCAGCATTTCAACTGTGAAGGCGTATCTGTATGGATTACTCATATTGGAGGATATCCTCCTAAATACAACAAGATGACACGGGACAAAATTCGCCAAAACCCTCCTCACTTATTTATATGTGGTCATTCCCACATATTAAAAGTAATTCCTGACAATAAAATAGGAACCTTACACATGAATCCAGGAGCAGCCGGTAAACACGGATTTCATAAAATGAGAACAATGCTACGCTTCACATTAGATAAAGGCAAAATTGAAAACCTAGAAGTTATTGAACTTGGAAAAAAATAA
- a CDS encoding DUF4293 domain-containing protein, which yields MIQRVQSVYLLFVAILSAGVSNFLSYGFGVEGQELHVIQSPFLLGIYSVIALIAVIAIFMFKNRKLQFVLGRINILLNFILLGLFVYWSLNVSGETVVSEKGIGMLIPIISIVLLVIANKAIKKDEHLVKSVDRLR from the coding sequence ATGATTCAAAGAGTTCAAAGTGTTTATTTACTGTTTGTTGCGATTTTGTCAGCAGGGGTGAGTAATTTTTTATCATATGGATTTGGAGTAGAAGGACAAGAGTTACATGTGATTCAAAGCCCTTTCCTTCTCGGAATTTATAGTGTAATAGCGTTGATAGCGGTAATTGCTATCTTTATGTTTAAAAATAGAAAGCTTCAATTTGTTTTGGGGCGTATCAATATCTTATTAAACTTTATTTTACTAGGACTATTCGTTTATTGGTCTCTAAATGTATCTGGAGAAACTGTAGTTTCTGAGAAAGGTATTGGGATGCTTATTCCTATCATTTCTATCGTTTTATTAGTGATAGCGAATAAAGCTATCAAAAAGGATGAGCATCTTGTAAAATCTGTAGATCGATTACGATGA
- the rho gene encoding transcription termination factor Rho, translated as MLEISELKAKKLPDLQEIAKNLNVPKFRTLKKLDLVYQILDHQAANPEKIKSATLPKKEESSSKAEAKPTEKPARPRRTRTKKTEDTAVNKTNKPVSQKNTETAPVQNKEEKAPVKKDNKKPTSSKETKRTPTNKEEKKNTPSHNKEEKKDNNRPKNNNNNGDKQQNKNRNNNHNNKKENGNHDNRNRYKEPDFEFDAIITSEGVLDIMQDGYGFLRSSDYNYLSSPDDIYVSQSQIRLFGLKTGDTVLGQVRPPKEGEKYFPLIKVNKINGLDPQVVRDRVSFEHLTPLFPQEKFNIAEKQSTISTRIMDLFAPIGKGQRGMIVSQPKTGKTMLLKDVANAIAANHPEVYQMILLIDERPEEVTDMQRNVKGEVIASTFDKEAIEHVKVANIVLEKAKRLVECGHDVVILLDSITRLARAYNTVQPPSGKILSGGVDANALHKPKRFFGAARNIEGGGSLSIIATALTETGSKMDEVIFEEFKGTGNMELQLDRRIANRRIFPAIDLISSSTRRDDILLDDTTIQRMWIMRKYLADMNPVEAMEFINDRFKQTRNNDEFLISMNG; from the coding sequence ATGTTAGAAATTTCTGAATTAAAAGCAAAAAAGCTTCCTGATTTGCAGGAAATTGCAAAAAACCTCAATGTCCCCAAATTTCGCACATTGAAAAAACTAGACTTAGTTTATCAAATACTTGACCATCAAGCAGCAAACCCAGAAAAAATAAAATCTGCTACCCTTCCTAAAAAAGAAGAATCCTCTTCTAAAGCAGAAGCTAAGCCTACTGAAAAACCTGCTAGACCAAGAAGAACACGAACAAAAAAGACCGAGGACACAGCTGTCAATAAAACCAACAAACCTGTTTCTCAAAAAAACACAGAAACAGCCCCTGTTCAAAACAAAGAAGAAAAAGCTCCTGTTAAAAAGGACAATAAAAAACCTACTTCTTCCAAGGAAACCAAAAGAACTCCAACAAATAAAGAGGAGAAAAAAAATACACCCTCTCACAATAAAGAGGAGAAAAAAGACAACAATCGCCCAAAAAATAATAACAATAATGGCGATAAGCAGCAAAATAAGAACAGGAACAACAACCACAACAACAAGAAAGAAAACGGAAATCACGACAACAGGAACAGATACAAAGAACCTGATTTCGAATTTGATGCAATCATAACCAGTGAAGGTGTTTTAGACATCATGCAAGATGGATATGGTTTTTTAAGATCAAGTGATTACAATTACCTTTCTTCTCCTGATGACATCTACGTATCACAATCTCAGATTCGACTTTTCGGTCTAAAAACAGGAGACACTGTATTAGGACAAGTACGCCCTCCCAAAGAAGGTGAAAAATACTTTCCTTTAATTAAAGTAAACAAAATAAACGGACTAGATCCTCAGGTAGTAAGAGACCGTGTTTCTTTCGAGCATCTAACTCCACTTTTTCCTCAGGAAAAATTTAATATTGCAGAAAAACAAAGCACAATTTCCACCAGAATCATGGATCTTTTTGCCCCTATTGGAAAAGGTCAAAGAGGAATGATTGTATCTCAACCAAAAACTGGTAAAACAATGCTTCTTAAAGACGTAGCCAATGCAATTGCTGCAAATCACCCAGAAGTATACCAAATGATTCTTCTGATAGATGAAAGACCAGAAGAAGTTACAGATATGCAGCGAAATGTAAAAGGAGAAGTGATCGCCTCTACATTTGACAAAGAAGCTATTGAACACGTAAAAGTAGCAAACATTGTATTAGAAAAAGCAAAACGATTAGTAGAGTGTGGTCATGATGTGGTTATTCTATTAGACTCTATCACACGATTAGCCAGAGCATACAACACCGTACAACCACCAAGTGGTAAAATATTAAGTGGTGGGGTTGACGCCAATGCTCTACACAAACCAAAAAGGTTCTTTGGTGCCGCTCGTAATATAGAAGGAGGAGGATCTCTTTCGATTATTGCCACAGCACTAACAGAAACAGGATCTAAAATGGACGAAGTTATCTTTGAAGAATTCAAAGGTACCGGTAACATGGAACTTCAATTAGATAGACGCATTGCTAACAGAAGAATATTCCCGGCTATTGATCTTATCTCTAGTAGCACAAGAAGAGATGATATTCTACTTGACGACACCACTATTCAAAGAATGTGGATCATGAGAAAGTACTTAGCAGACATGAACCCTGTAGAAGCTATGGAGTTCATTAACGATCGTTTCAAACAAACCAGAAATAATGACGAATTCCTCATATCAATGAATGGTTAA
- the msrA gene encoding peptide-methionine (S)-S-oxide reductase MsrA translates to MKFQLYLIYVYTILIVSCKGNSQDKTPPAPQKEIQPKEVISKDGFKRAYFASGCFWCVEAIYENTKGVKEAISGYSGGHTKNPTYESSNTGRTGHAEAVEVIYNPKIISFEKLIDIYFATQNPTQVNGQGPDHGSQYRSIIFYQNKEQKDIIHQKKTALSKKINRKIAAEILPFQKFWIAEDYHQDYEKKHPYNRYILNVSVPRLKKLQNKFPDLVKKRH, encoded by the coding sequence ATGAAATTTCAGTTATACCTTATATATGTATATACTATATTAATAGTAAGCTGCAAAGGAAACAGCCAAGACAAAACTCCTCCAGCTCCCCAAAAAGAAATTCAACCAAAAGAAGTTATCAGTAAAGACGGCTTTAAAAGAGCCTATTTCGCAAGTGGTTGTTTCTGGTGTGTAGAAGCAATCTATGAAAATACTAAAGGCGTTAAAGAAGCCATTTCAGGCTACTCTGGAGGACACACAAAAAACCCTACTTACGAATCAAGCAACACAGGACGTACGGGGCACGCCGAAGCTGTCGAAGTCATATACAACCCTAAAATCATTTCTTTTGAAAAATTAATTGATATTTATTTTGCCACACAAAACCCAACACAAGTAAACGGACAAGGTCCCGATCACGGCTCTCAATACAGATCAATTATTTTTTACCAAAACAAAGAACAAAAAGATATTATACACCAAAAGAAAACAGCATTATCAAAAAAAATAAATCGTAAAATAGCTGCAGAAATCCTTCCTTTTCAAAAATTTTGGATCGCTGAAGACTATCACCAAGATTACGAAAAAAAGCATCCTTACAATAGATATATACTGAATGTTTCTGTCCCAAGATTAAAGAAATTACAAAATAAATTTCCTGATTTAGTAAAGAAAAGACATTAA
- a CDS encoding SH3 domain-containing protein yields MKSFFTFILLAVITFPTVTNAQMSERYLMSAAKLQVHSGPGRNYNIIAEVPQGTQVYVISSEYGDWSTVQHKNINGFVLTKLLTEDSRIAEAERAAKEAEAKKRAAQAAVAKAIADAEAAKKAAEEAARRAIADAERLKRAAEANAALAIADAEAAKRNKMTAAERARAEAEETRRAVEKANQRALNSDVASTPIESTTPSYGSNRNRATSAPIAVSKENKFVGWKKKTYKSGATPKSFEKFKPSFNYKLDNYLKINVGKNTDVVIKLYKMGKTEKDDKCIRVTYIKNSSTQYIRNIPEGEYYVKIAYGKEWMETVKGGKPYGQFTQNALYEKGEDILNFNPIKTDKGINVPSYTLSLDLLSNGTLGYGDGKGDDNITPDSFNDF; encoded by the coding sequence ATGAAATCATTTTTTACATTTATCTTACTCGCGGTGATAACTTTTCCTACCGTAACTAATGCACAGATGTCTGAACGATATCTAATGTCTGCAGCAAAATTACAAGTTCATAGTGGACCTGGTCGTAACTATAACATAATTGCAGAAGTTCCTCAAGGAACACAAGTATATGTAATCAGCTCTGAATATGGAGACTGGAGTACTGTACAACACAAAAATATTAACGGATTTGTCTTAACGAAATTACTTACAGAAGACAGCCGTATTGCAGAAGCAGAAAGAGCTGCCAAGGAAGCTGAAGCTAAAAAGAGAGCTGCTCAAGCTGCTGTAGCAAAAGCAATTGCAGATGCAGAAGCTGCAAAAAAGGCTGCTGAAGAAGCTGCTAGAAGAGCTATTGCAGATGCTGAGCGCTTAAAAAGAGCTGCAGAAGCAAATGCTGCCTTAGCTATCGCTGATGCTGAAGCTGCAAAAAGAAATAAAATGACTGCTGCCGAAAGAGCCAGAGCAGAAGCTGAAGAAACAAGAAGAGCTGTTGAAAAAGCAAATCAAAGAGCACTTAATAGCGATGTAGCTTCTACTCCTATTGAGTCTACTACTCCTTCTTACGGATCTAACAGAAACAGAGCTACATCTGCCCCTATAGCAGTAAGCAAAGAAAATAAGTTTGTAGGATGGAAGAAGAAAACATATAAATCTGGAGCAACTCCTAAATCATTTGAGAAATTCAAGCCTTCTTTTAACTACAAATTAGATAACTATCTAAAAATAAATGTAGGTAAAAACACAGATGTAGTTATCAAGTTATACAAAATGGGTAAAACTGAAAAAGATGACAAATGTATCCGTGTTACATATATCAAAAACAGCTCTACTCAGTACATAAGAAACATCCCTGAAGGAGAGTACTATGTAAAAATTGCTTATGGTAAAGAGTGGATGGAAACTGTTAAAGGAGGAAAGCCATATGGACAATTTACTCAAAATGCTCTTTATGAAAAAGGTGAAGACATCTTAAACTTTAACCCTATTAAAACTGACAAAGGGATCAATGTTCCTTCTTACACACTATCTTTAGATCTATTATCTAATGGAACTCTAGGATATGGAGATGGTAAAGGAGATGACAACATTACTCCTGATAGTTTTAACGACTTTTAA
- a CDS encoding bifunctional 5,10-methylenetetrahydrofolate dehydrogenase/5,10-methenyltetrahydrofolate cyclohydrolase, whose translation MEILDGKKVSNDIKDEIAAEVKKIKKRGEKVPHLAAVIVGNDGASLTYVGSKVRACERVGFESTLVKMPSTTSEIELLSKIAELNEDDNIDGFIVQLPLPPQINTQKVLLAIDPDKDVDGFHPTNFGKMALDMSSFIPATPFGILELLERYEVDTKGKHTVVIGRSHIVGRPMSILMGRRGWPGNSTVTLTHSHTKNITQIISQADIVISALGVPNFLKAEMVKDDAVVIDVGITRVPDESTEKGYRIVGDVDYENVSKKVSHITPVPGGVGPMTIAMLLKNTLLARERHEANGKKK comes from the coding sequence ATGGAAATCCTGGATGGAAAAAAAGTCAGTAATGACATCAAAGACGAAATTGCAGCTGAAGTAAAGAAAATAAAAAAAAGAGGAGAAAAAGTGCCTCATTTAGCAGCTGTTATAGTTGGTAATGACGGGGCAAGTCTTACATATGTCGGGAGTAAAGTACGGGCATGTGAGCGCGTGGGGTTTGAATCTACTTTGGTGAAAATGCCTAGTACAACTAGTGAAATAGAATTGCTGTCTAAGATTGCCGAATTGAATGAAGATGATAATATTGATGGATTTATTGTTCAATTGCCATTACCGCCACAGATTAATACTCAAAAAGTACTTTTAGCTATAGATCCTGATAAAGATGTGGATGGTTTTCACCCAACGAATTTTGGTAAAATGGCATTGGATATGTCTAGTTTTATTCCAGCAACTCCTTTTGGGATATTAGAGCTTTTGGAGCGTTATGAAGTTGATACAAAAGGAAAACATACTGTAGTGATAGGGAGAAGTCATATTGTAGGGCGTCCTATGAGTATTTTGATGGGGAGAAGAGGGTGGCCTGGAAACTCCACAGTGACTTTAACGCATAGTCATACCAAAAACATTACTCAGATTATATCTCAGGCAGATATTGTTATTTCGGCCTTAGGAGTGCCTAATTTCTTAAAAGCGGAAATGGTGAAAGATGATGCAGTAGTGATTGATGTTGGAATTACAAGAGTGCCTGATGAATCTACAGAAAAAGGATATAGAATTGTGGGAGATGTTGATTATGAAAATGTGAGTAAGAAAGTATCTCATATTACACCTGTACCAGGAGGAGTAGGACCAATGACTATTGCGATGCTGTTAAAAAATACATTATTGGCTAGGGAGAGACATGAGGCAAATGGTAAAAAGAAATAA
- the ffh gene encoding signal recognition particle protein: MFDNLSDKLDKALHILKGHGQITEINVAETLKEVRRALVDADVNYKIAKDFTSKVKEKALGQDVLKSLKPGQLMVKLVKDELTALMGGDAAGVNLSGKPSVILMSGLQGSGKTTFSGKLANYLKTKKTKKVLLVACDIYRPAAIDQLHVVGEQIDVEVFSDRGNTDAVAIAKAGVAHAEENGFNVVIIDTAGRLAIDEEMMTEIANIHKAITPHETLFVVDSMTGQDAVNTAKAFNDVLNFDGVILTKLDGDTRGGAAISIKSVVNKPIKFIGTGEKMEAIDVFYPSRMADRILGMGDVVSLVERAQEQFDEEEARKLQKKIAKNQFGFDDFLKQIQQVKKMGNMKDLIGMIPGAGKMMKNVDIDDDAFKHIEAIIHSMTPGERAKPQIINASRKKRIGKGSGTSIQQVNQLLKQFDQMSKMMKMMQGGGGKRMMQMMNKMK; encoded by the coding sequence ATGTTTGATAATTTAAGTGATAAGTTAGATAAGGCGTTACATATTCTTAAAGGCCACGGTCAGATTACAGAAATTAACGTAGCAGAAACATTAAAAGAAGTTCGTAGAGCATTAGTTGATGCGGATGTTAACTATAAAATAGCAAAAGATTTTACTTCTAAAGTAAAAGAAAAAGCCTTGGGGCAAGATGTATTAAAAAGCCTGAAGCCCGGGCAATTAATGGTGAAACTAGTCAAAGATGAGCTGACAGCTTTGATGGGAGGTGATGCTGCAGGAGTTAATTTATCAGGGAAGCCATCTGTAATTTTGATGTCCGGATTGCAAGGATCAGGAAAAACGACTTTTTCAGGAAAACTTGCTAATTATCTTAAAACGAAGAAAACAAAGAAGGTTTTATTAGTAGCATGTGATATTTACCGACCAGCGGCAATTGATCAGTTACATGTAGTAGGAGAACAGATAGATGTAGAGGTATTTAGTGATAGAGGGAATACGGATGCTGTTGCTATTGCAAAAGCAGGGGTAGCTCACGCTGAAGAGAATGGATTTAATGTAGTGATTATTGATACAGCAGGGCGATTAGCGATTGATGAAGAAATGATGACAGAGATCGCTAATATCCATAAAGCAATCACACCACATGAGACTTTGTTTGTAGTGGATTCTATGACAGGACAAGATGCAGTGAATACAGCAAAAGCTTTCAACGATGTTCTTAATTTTGATGGAGTAATCCTTACAAAACTAGATGGGGATACCCGGGGAGGAGCGGCTATTTCTATTAAATCGGTCGTTAACAAGCCTATTAAATTTATAGGTACAGGAGAAAAGATGGAAGCTATTGATGTGTTCTATCCTTCTCGTATGGCAGATCGTATTCTAGGAATGGGAGATGTTGTGTCTCTTGTAGAAAGAGCACAGGAGCAATTTGATGAAGAGGAAGCTAGAAAACTTCAGAAAAAGATTGCTAAAAATCAATTCGGGTTTGATGACTTTCTTAAACAAATCCAACAGGTAAAAAAGATGGGGAATATGAAGGATCTGATTGGAATGATCCCTGGAGCAGGAAAAATGATGAAGAATGTGGATATTGATGATGATGCTTTTAAGCATATTGAAGCAATTATTCATTCTATGACACCGGGAGAGCGAGCAAAACCTCAAATAATAAATGCAAGTAGAAAGAAAAGAATAGGAAAAGGTTCTGGAACATCAATTCAGCAGGTAAATCAATTGTTGAAACAATTTGACCAGATGAGTAAGATGATGAAAATGATGCAAGGAGGCGGAGGCAAACGTATGATGCAGATGATGAATAAAATGAAATAA